Within the Salvia hispanica cultivar TCC Black 2014 chromosome 4, UniMelb_Shisp_WGS_1.0, whole genome shotgun sequence genome, the region attccaccataCCTAGAAGGGCATGCCTAAAGAGGTGCTTGGTATGTTATAATGAACAATGGAATAGAATGGTGATTCCTACAtccatttcaatttatttgtttgcatCTCTTTATTAGGAATCATCATTCCCACTAGACAATGCATACTCTCCTTGGGATTAGCCATTATGTGCCTATCTTCATTCAAATGACATTTCCATTCCAATCTCTTCTAactccattccatcataccatgCAGAACTTTGATCAAAGGCATATTCATgttgtatataaaatttgcAGAAAGGGAAAAAGATGAAGGTACCTTGTAATTGGACTACACAAATTCAGTCGACTCCGTGTTCAGGGCACACGAAACTGAACTAGGTCTAGGTATATAAAGTGCTTTATGGCCGAAACTGCCACCAATTGAACCACAAACTTTTTCGTCATCATCGCTATCAACATCTCTTGGACTTACCCGGTTCTGATAGCTTCTACGCTGGACGAGGTAGACATTGAAGTAATAGCTAACCAATTTCTCCCTCGATTTCGAAGGCAAGAACCTCCAGGAATTGTTCCAGAACTTGTTTGAGAAAGCAGCATACGACTTCATATTATCCTTGAATATCCCCTCCTCCTGTTCACTCCAAGAAAGTGAAACCTCCTCTCCCATGAGGTTGAATCGCCAACGGTAGAACAATGAGCCGAGTTCTTGCTTTAGCTTTAACCTCTTCTCAGCAATATGAAACCTAACACATTCAACAGATTCTGGAAACGAGCAACTGCACCGATGTTGCCTTCCTTTCCCAATTGGATCCAGTTTAACAGTAAAGTTAGTTTTACCACCTTCTGGAGGCCACATTCTTGTGCCCAGCCACTTGGAATCACTATCGGAAGCAGTACCAGTCCATTGTGGAACTTGTGCTTGAAAACAAGGACCAATGGGGACTTCCCTCTCAGCTGGCACATCACAGGACTTGTGATCATTCATATTTAGAGGCTGCTCCTTAACGATTGTAGCAGCTGCTTCAGATGGTTCTTTGGGCCTAGCCACATCTGCTTCTCGATGACTATGAGGGGCTGCAGAAGAAGGGCAGCATGAACACGAGGGAGGTTTAATCACGGGTTTCCTCCTGCTATATCTTAGTTTTTCTGTAGTTTGGTGGTCGATAACATCATCCTCGTACATTGAGGGAAGCATCCTTGGCTTTTTCTGCTGATCCTGATCCACGACATAACATGTAATGGAATGTTACAAGcctttaaatacaaaataccATCATCAACATTGAGGGAAGCATCCTTGGCTCTTTTCGCACACAACTTAAGAATCTTGGATCAAATTAAACCACAACAAAAGATTTCTGTGTCTGCGATACAAGTATACAACACATTTTGTTAACAAGCTGTTCGTGAATTAGGCACaagcactttctaatttttacaGAATGACCTGCTTCTATGACATTCTCATTATTTCTTTATACGTGATTGTCAAACAACAGGGGCTTTTAATCTTTCTGTGCAATATTTCAAAATCGCACTACACATTATAAGTTTAAAACTCAATTGTAATCATATGGAAAGGAATGAACTTGAGATATAACATTAACATCaattgtcaaaaaaaattccCTTATTTCCTTTCGGTCCATCCACAAAATTTTCCCCTTTCTatgtatagtagtagtaggGTTCACTCAACTCACAATATCCTTCGCACAGTTAAAGTGGCTCCACTCAACTCACAATATCCACAATACCAcaaactattttattaaaacttgtgttgtCCACAATAGGGAAAATTTTATGTGGGCGTATGGAGTATTGAGTAAGGTGGGAAAATAAGGCCCTGCCGACAAGAGAAGAATTCTAGTACGATTTATGAAGGATGAATCCCGAGAATTCTGTGAGTTTAAGCACAATTATTCCTTATTAAGGACCATAAAAATGCAAACTTTCCATGAGGTTGCAAGTATAATGAATTTAACTactaaaaactaaaagaaGATCAATCAAATTGgtgtatttattaattaatggttATGATTCGACTagcttatttttatgatttgaccagaaaaaataatatcctGCAAGCATAACGGACAATATGCCAAGAACATATGTTACCATTTATTCACTAGAATGCGATTCGACTCACTCCTAACCAGTGTTGTTAAAAGCGCACCCCAAGCGCGTGGCGCTCAGGGCGACAACTGAATCGCCTCGAGGTGTTTGGGTGAGCCTGGGGCGgctaaaatttataaatcagaAAAAACCCTAAAGCCTTCAAAACTTCATTTCCTAAATAACtcaaacataattaattttgaaatattatcatttaaatctGTTCCTAATTCCTTCAAATCactaaaaatatcaccaaaaataataaatttttcatttctccaaaaataaaaccatTCCAGCTCTTCTCCTCTTCTTAAGACATTAAATATTCCTATTTATCCTCTTCTCAATTAATTCTTCCCTCTTCTACCcaaattcttttttagtatagcaagaaaagaagaattctAATCCGATAGTGTGCCCCATTGCCCGGTGCCCAGACTTTTACATAATCATCCAGTGGCCCTAACAACACTATTCCTAACATTGGAATAGGTCTCAAGTAGCAATTAAGATTTACAATGTTTCACGCATCCACGAGTATCAGAGCTTCATCACTAGAGTTCCACAAATTAATCTAACATTTAATCTGTTTTAAGGGAATATTCTTATGCACTGAATATGTGTCATTCTATAATTTGGCACTCTACCTATGAGAGAATACCTAAACCTAAAGGTTTACATGTTTGAGTCAAGTTATTATAGATTGATCAGTTTAAAATGTCCAGGTGATTCCTGGATGCCCATCATTTCAGCTACCCTAAAAGTAAAATCTGTCCCAATTTGAGGGTGATAAAGTATGTGGAAACAGCAGAAAAAAGTTATAGTTGCAAACACAGCAGGAAAACTAGGATGCTCATTAGTTACAGAAACTGTTTTTTTTGTCACCCAATTAACacaatagtagtataaaatatgaatcttGTCCACAGGAGATATGGTACACAAACTTGGGGAACGTGAAGCTGAGTTGGACCATGTGAATCATGTAATTATTGACAGAGGATATATTTTAACAGCTCAAGACAGAGAGCTAATCACTTGCAAATTTCAACTGGCGGCCCTATTCGGATAGTggtaaacaaataatttaattaaataacgTAAACTCAAATGTAGCAGATGCAACATTCTAAAATATCGCACAAACTTTAATTCTGAGCTTGCAGTTAAATTATAGATCTGAGGTGCAATaatacaaattccaaattcagttatttaattatttatgtgaaGAACGCAGTCCATTAAACCACAGAATACAATCaagaaaagataaagatgTAACCTTTTGGAGGACTTCACCAGCAGCTTTACTAGCATGCCTTTTTATCAGCAATGCATCTCGAACTAACAGGGCTTCAGCCCAGAATTCTCCATTCCTGTCACCCCACTTGGAACATTCAGGAACCGACCCAACGGAAGGATCACCTGAATGTTTTGCAGTGTGGATCAACCACTCCAGCATACCGGAAAAAGAATGAGATTCTTGTTTCCTCTTACGAGAAGCCAGCACATTTCCAGCATCAATTTTGGGCGTAATCTTATCATCAATACTCAGTTGAGCTCTGAATCTCTCTTCTCCATCAggaattttttcaaaaccaTTGGGTTTTCTACAGTTGACATTGTTAACTTTTTTGGAAGATGTACAAGATCCACTGTTTTCAAGGGCAGAAGAACTTTCATAATCATTTTCAATAACAGAAATTGTAGTTTCTCTATGATTTAGGACCTTATTGGTAATGTCGTCAATGAGTTTCTTGGCAGATCCTATGATGtcaccatcatcatcaactTGTCCTCTAGAAACACCATTTGGTTCGTTCATGATCTTCGCTGCTGCATTATTCGCTGATGAagcaaaatcatcaatcatgATATGAGACCTGTCATTTGCCTCTCCACCAAATGTAGCAACTTCCCCTAGCTGCTCTTGCTCTTGCTCTTGCTTGTTTGGCAACATACCCTTGAACCTGATTTCCAACTCCCGAGACAATAAATCCAGTTTCTGAATAAATCCACAATGGTCATCCTCCAACACTCTGTTGCTAAACACTCGTTGCAGCCATTGATCCAGTTCGttcaaataattcatataaatcAACTTAAGGGATGCAATCACACCACGTCCTAGTCCACATTCATCCGAAACGAAACCCCACAAGTTATTTCTTGTAACGGCATCGTATCCACCAAATTTCCTCACAAGCCAAAAAAGTTTAAACAAATCCACTGGCTGCCCTTCACCACAGAATGCTGGAATAGGCCTATGAAATTTTCCAGCAGACTTATCTCTCAAAAAGGCAACCACGACTTGATCAAACAAACCCCTTAGTCTATGCTTACAAGAATCGAAACGGTACTTCTCTATCTGAAAATTGAGATCAAAAGCAAACCTAAATGTTTTCATATCATTTCCATCACCAAAGTTACCGCCACCATTATTTCCATCTGTGTCATCTCGCAACTTAACCATTTCCCGGTTAACCCCTTTCCCTCTGACCTAGTCCAAAACTTTCTTTTATCTGGGAATATtcgattaaataaattagaattgaTTATATGCAGCAGGTTTATATACAAATGATGCTATTTTacgtggaaaatgaaaaaagatcGGATTTTTACCTTGTTTTCAGCTTCAACGGCAATGGAGGTATAATCCAGTGAGCATTGCAAGACGATGTATAATAAACCCTGCGGCAATTTACTGCCAATTTTTTCAGGTGTCATGACAGCAGTGATTGAGTTGTTGACCAGATAGGAAGAATCAAATCAGGCTACCAATTATGGAAATCAGGCGAATTTTAAGGAAAGGTATTTCATTGTTGACGAAACAAAGAAGATTATTTAGGAGGAAGTCGATTTTTAGATGATTTCTTAGGGCAAGATTAAGTTTAGGGATGAATGCTACCCTAATTTTTGCTAAATATAATAATCTTTTCGACAAAATCAAGGATAGTGTGGGATGTCGGCTTGAAATTTATgggttaaataatttcaaaatatttaggTTTAGGGTAGCACAATGGGCTAAAATCCAACAATCGAATATTACTCCGTTCGTCCTCAAAGAGCAAAGAGTATAAACTTTAGATTCGGTaggagttttaataaataagggaaaaaataagagagagacaAGGCAGTGGAAATAATGTTAGCGGAGAGTGGGGTCCACATTATTATAATGGTATAAGTGTTAATGGTGATGgcataagttgtaaataaaatgatggagggagttcatactctttagggacagacgaaaaaagaaatagttcatactctttggagacggagggagtactacatcAAATGGCATTGCTTTATTGATGAACGATGAAGAATCAGCTTAGCAATGCAACGGAATACTTTAATGATGGACAATGAAAAGCGTAAATGGGATGGATGGATGGATGGATTGTTGGAAATTATTTATCgtcatatattcaagaatacataattgaatataaataaagcaagatcttcgaacatcatgtatttcacgtaaaaccataaacataataggATCGAAATATACCTTGGCGatccatagcggaagcgattgaGGAAGGAGGAGACGATTTCCTTGAACCTTTTCCGGCGTAGTAGCGcaactccaaggatttgtttctctctctttccctcgtttatgtgttctcttaatgtgtgtgatttgatgagatcaccacacttgtatttataagcagagagaggacaaaccctaattatgaAACCTTAAAAgccctttccatcaaagaggcccaaaataattagtaaatacgTTTCTTATTGACCAAGAATACAATCTTCCgtctattaatattactaattgatcacaatcaatTCTAATCAAATCTTAATGATATATACGCACGATTCTTTACTTGATGGCCAAGggaatgaatattcattccataaaaagATTATGTAATCAATCTTTTCCAATCATTGGCAATCAATcggcacatatatataaacatatattctctttggagaaatataatatgattatttaattaattgatatgtgacaataattaattgatagtcaattaattagggtaaaatgtgtcttataccaaataatgtattatactaaaattcaattctatttaggattctatcacatgtcacatatgtGAGACACAAAACTTACATTCTCCCACTTGGCGAACATGTGGGACACAAAGCTTTCTATTCTCCCACTTGTCACACTTGACAGAGCCACAATAAAATAGACATAATAAACATAAGGCGCGCATAATATTGGACTTTATAAATACTTTCATTACTGGTAAACATAAGTATTATATTAGAGAGACTACTAATGCGGGTCATGGCGGGCGTATATCATTCAATCGATATAGTTCCTTCCATGTACCACATCACTAATATCCACTCTAATATAATCTATAAGTGACACCGCGTCCGtaattgtcttatttcaaGACCTCCTgcattaatactaaaaacgtatatatgcatatcaaataataagtatatacAGGAAAAGTGGAAACAactttattgaattcaaaatatccataACTTAAGTGTCTGAACCAACATGGAAACATAAAGATTAGACGTTTCCAAACCCAAGACCCATTATGTTAACTTATTCCATAAATGTCTTAGGCGGTAACGCCTTAGTCAATGGGTCAGCAACTATAAGCTGTGTGCTTATACATTCTATAGATATTATTTGTTCCCGAACTTAATCTTTCATGACAAGAAACTttaattccatgtgtttaGCTCCTTTGAATACTTGTCATTCTTAGAGAAAGATACGATTGCACTATTATCACAATACATTTCAAGGGCTTGGATATTGAGGAGACAATACCAAGgcttgaaataaaattttgcaatcatTAATGCTTCAAAGCAAGCCATAAATTTAGCTTTAATGGAAATCCAATCATTTCTAGTTGATCATATTTCCTTAACGTGAGCATAAAATCTTTTGTTCCCTTTAAGTATCTCATTATTATCTTTGCAGCTCTACAATGTTCAACACCAGGGTTACTTTGGTAACGGCCTAGCATTCCAACTGCAAAGTTGATGTCTTGTTTAGTACAGACTTGAGCATACATCAAACTTCCCACAATAGATGCATAAGGAATATTTTCCATCTCTTTACGTTCCAATTCAGTTTTTGGACATTGATCCAAACTGAATTTGTCACCTTTATGATTTGGAACAACACTTGGAGAACATGCACTCATTCCATGTCTCTCTAAAAGATTCGATCTATGTAGCTTTTATGAGACAATCCAAAAGTCCACGTGATTGATCACAAGATATTTCTATCCTATGACATAGGATGTCTCACACATATCTTTTATGTTGGAATTTTTAGAGAGATAACTTTAGTGTCATGTAGTAATCCAATGTAACCATTAGCAAGcaatatatcatcaacatacaaaaccaaaatatgaattgcTCCCACTAACCTTGAGGTATATgctgttaggtttggtatactgaaaaacatgtttcgagcaagtttcgctcgaatagaatcttgcttgtatacgtaaaactctataatccacttttaacccgattcggtattattcgagcagttctcgcacgaatagaatcactattattattacattgtgtttgcttgtgcatttataagatgttttataaacatttaaatgcataagaagtaaacaaaatctaagtcttttgcttagtagaccggttgtgggcgtcgtccactttaaggtaacacgatcagatctatgcaatgctttgcaaaagaaaaagaagaatttcacaacccagataggctttggctacctatcgtgaaaggttgcaatgtcagtccgcatatttctaagccttacctgaaataagatgacattggtgtggtatagcactgaacggatctaacaagcaagacgtgtctttatgctatctaccgaaagactaggtcttgataaaatattttttcttaatctacatatgttagtattgagcatacggtattgattatgcactactttgacttatcaaatggtgcgggttttttcgcaacccaataatcccgatatattgggtagtggtgattaatatctagcggtgctaggattgctattatgttgaaacgtgcacgaggtgagtctcgtttgataatgtcctcaagaggagctcgaaaaattattcagaaaactggccagttggagttttataactctatgaataataaataagtgtttcttgctaagtccacacttggaattaataagatattaattaattaagtccatagcagacattaattaattaatggacatttatatcttaagcgcgggaaataaataataaataacggaaacccggattacttataatttcggatttggatggggagagttcaatattacttcgtagtggctgctcgtaatattccaatataagcttgtattaaattgtgggttcaatttaattagtaaaaagctaatgggggagcccatatccaaaaccttccatagatcctgtcctgggcccaaaaggaacttaatataaataggagaataaaggagacagaaataatcgcaatttttattctcaaaattttcgaaaatttcgaactCTCCAGCTGTGGAGGATTTtgaattcttcatcttttcccaaaaggatttcttctgtcttctttattcgagtcctagtattttgataagatcagtccaccctgatatcgagatacagttcgggaaccaaagagaagatccgtggtctagtattgaagatcatcacgtggagaaggcgcgagcaatcgacgattctttggagaatcaaatcggtaactctaaaccgtagaattcatgttttagaatttattttctttgagcatgaattatttgcgttctagcatgcaattatctgtttaacatgtgaattgattaatcgcataatcggtcaaatagatcctacgtctgatttatttgttttgtacaagtcttccgctgtgcaaggggcatcaaaccccaacaattggtatcagagccaatttttggctcatgttatgtgaattgcttgaatgcATGATTTCTTTGTTTGGTCTCTATAACAAAGAAGGGATTAAGAACGACGACGAGGGCACATTCGATAAGGACGTGCACGTCGTCGAATGCGCAGACCATGGCGTCAGCAAAAGAATTTGAGCCTCCGGTTGTGGAATTGTCATGGACATTCTGAGGAATTCATCTCTCAAATTCTTTGTAATCAGTACGTGAATGCAgtgatacatatatattaatcatatttgtaTGCATTCAAGAATCTAATGATTACTTATGATTACATTAAGTAATCAATTGTTTCGTAATCTTTGATTCATATTAGCTTGTGAATCGACTAAATTCTCGTTTTGATTCTTATCAANNNNNNNNNNNNNNNNNNNNNNNNNNNNNNNNNNNNNNNNNNNNNNNNNNNNNNNNNNNNNNNNNNNNNNNNNNNNNNNNNNNNNNNNNNNNNNNNNNNNATGccattttgatttaaattttatatttttattaaaattgtctGTTTATAATCGTATTTGCATTATGTTGACTCATGTTAAGGaaataaattatcataatttcaTAGCAGGAAGAGGAAATGAAAAATCCCATTTAGTATTTTATGAGTAAAAGCATGATTAACTCATTTAATGTTGGACGGTTACAAATATTGGCCTAAATGCAGTACACGATTTGGTAGATTAAATTCATGCGGTTATCCAAATATTTAAGGGGTCTAAATGTTAGAAAGTACTActtctgtccctgaaaatttgatacagtttactattttggtccgtccctaaaaatttgatacacttcacatttaccatttttggtaatggacctcatattccactaactcattcctactcacattttattataaaactaataccttaaaagtaggacccacatcccaccaactttttcaactcactttccattacatttcttaaaacccgtgtcgggtcaaagtgtagcaaattttgggggacggaggtagtaatggGCTTATGGGACATGGCCATGGGTGTCGTTTCTATACCTCTTgaattactttaaatattgGTATAGCTGTTGATAATGGTGTGGATGGGTGATTGCAAAATGTCTTGCTGGTGCAGGTGCTGAAATTCTTGTTGGAACAAAGTTAAGAACTCGAACGCAGTGGTAGCACAGAAAGATGGCCTCCATGACAGCACTTGCATCGCGGCTATCactgaaggggttggcagcgaaagcgctcacataaatcaattacataataatttcgatctatttagcggattatttagacaaaatctattcgcgtaattatcacatgtatcatgctcataactcaaataataacatgctttaaattaattgaaacctaaaacatgcttttctaaggtttagccattataccttgatgattctccaaagaatcgaaggatctatttagcggattatttagacaaattctattcgcgtaattatcacacgTATCATGCtgataactcaaataataacatgctttaaattaatagaaacctaaaacatgttgttctaaggtttagccattataccttgatgattctccaaagaatcgaagatggctagcgccttctcctcGTGAAGATTTtcagtacaaaaccacggatcttctgactggttcccggactgtggCCCGATATcaggtgggctgatctcaccagcgcactaggacttaaatagagaagacagaaatcctttcccacggaggagaaaaattCGACCTCTACTAGGAATAGAGAGGGCCGAaaattttaagagaaaattaagtgtattttctgtctcctttattctcctatttataataagtcacatattgggcccagacagggatctatggaaggctttggatatgggctcctccaattagctttttactaattaaattaaacccaatttaatataagcttaaaattggaatattacgagcagccactacgaagtaatattgcactccccatccaaatccgaaaatacaagtacttcgggtttccaatactttatatatatttcccgcgcttaagatagaaacatccattaattaattattgcctgctatggacttaattaattaatatcttatttattccaagagaggactcagcaagaaaatcttatttattattcatagagtaattaactccaactagctaggttccgaataataaaaccttatttcaagcttctcttgaggatgttatcaaacgagactcacctcgcgcacgattcaacataatagcaatcctagcaccgctagatattaatcaccactccccaatataccaggcttattgggttgcgaaaaacccgcaccatttggtaagtcaaagtagtgcataatcaataccgtatgctcaatgctaacgtacattgattgagaaataatttacgagaccttgtctttcagtagatagcataaagactgtctcgttgttagatccattcaagtgctataccacaccaacgtcatcttatttcagtaaggcttagaaataatcggactgacattgcaacctttcacgataggtagtctaagcctatctaggttgtgaaattattctttttctttgtttagaactgaccgtgttaccttaaagtggacgacgcccacaaccggtctactaaaacaaagacttagactttgttaaattacttatacatttaaatatgcaattaacatccattaaatgaaaaatataacaacattatgacaaaaataatctgtttattcatttggaaaataaaatgagagttttaatagtattcaatcactcgaaaggtgatttctagtatacaaactctaacacgtGGTACTTAGGTTAACACtcattgtctctgtggattcgataCTCTTGCTCACTATTTGCTATAGTAGTctcgtacacttgcgggtatatttgtgtttaaaataaattgagtcACCCATTGATGTTCTCCTTGATTTTCCCAAGtaccaagaaaaataaaagaaaaacaaaaataaaatcaaatcatattgCACTCTAAATTAGTCTTATCAACCTTTTTACAATATCAACTTAAAAGCAATAATATTCCCTGACAACGACGCCAAA harbors:
- the LOC125224343 gene encoding AT-rich interactive domain-containing protein 2-like, producing MVKLRDDTDGNNGGGNFGDGNDMKTFRFAFDLNFQIEKYRFDSCKHRLRGLFDQVVVAFLRDKSAGKFHRPIPAFCGEGQPVDLFKLFWLVRKFGGYDAVTRNNLWGFVSDECGLGRGVIASLKLIYMNYLNELDQWLQRVFSNRVLEDDHCGFIQKLDLLSRELEIRFKGMLPNKQEQEQEQLGEVATFGGEANDRSHIMIDDFASSANNAAAKIMNEPNGVSRGQVDDDGDIIGSAKKLIDDITNKVLNHRETTISVIENDYESSSALENSGSCTSSKKVNNVNCRKPNGFEKIPDGEERFRAQLSIDDKITPKIDAGNVLASRKRKQESHSFSGMLEWLIHTAKHSGDPSVGSVPECSKWGDRNGEFWAEALLVRDALLIKRHASKAAGEVLQKDQQKKPRMLPSMYEDDVIDHQTTEKLRYSRRKPVIKPPSCSCCPSSAAPHSHREADVARPKEPSEAAATIVKEQPLNMNDHKSCDVPAEREVPIGPCFQAQVPQWTGTASDSDSKWLGTRMWPPEGGKTNFTVKLDPIGKGRQHRCSCSFPESVECVRFHIAEKRLKLKQELGSLFYRWRFNLMGEEVSLSWSEQEEGIFKDNMKSYAAFSNKFWNNSWRFLPSKSREKLVSYYFNVYLVQRRSYQNRVSPRDVDSDDDEKVCGSIGGSFGHKALYIPRPSSVSCALNTESTEFV